The following are from one region of the bacterium genome:
- a CDS encoding DinB family protein yields MNNPETAGREIFPEYATLPDMFADEVRGLSEAQIDRRYPEKSWGGWSIREQVSHTAWIPYLLFAGHWREILFPESAPPRADRLDTGGADRMLDPKRFHEMRDLLAVFREGCAMAWDLLEKETPGSMQEKILTRETPGDRTWASGESVRDYFEKLVLPAHGPGIRRDKENPDIFYQTLESAFRHFIWEAYVHLKTIQMYRRSFGLPPVSDVPEVGFIPFLTWE; encoded by the coding sequence ATGAACAATCCCGAAACCGCCGGCCGCGAAATCTTTCCCGAATATGCCACGCTTCCGGACATGTTCGCGGATGAGGTGCGCGGCCTGAGTGAGGCGCAGATTGACCGGCGCTACCCCGAAAAAAGCTGGGGCGGCTGGTCTATCCGCGAGCAGGTGAGCCACACCGCCTGGATTCCCTATCTCCTGTTCGCCGGCCATTGGCGGGAGATTCTCTTCCCGGAAAGCGCGCCGCCCCGCGCCGATCGCCTCGACACCGGCGGCGCCGACCGGATGCTCGATCCGAAACGGTTTCATGAGATGCGCGACCTCCTCGCCGTCTTTCGGGAGGGCTGCGCGATGGCCTGGGATTTGCTCGAAAAAGAAACGCCGGGCTCGATGCAAGAGAAAATCCTCACCCGGGAGACGCCGGGCGATCGCACCTGGGCGAGCGGCGAGAGCGTGCGCGATTATTTCGAAAAACTCGTTCTCCCCGCCCACGGACCCGGCATCCGGCGGGACAAGGAAAACCCCGATATTTTCTACCAGACGCTGGAGAGTGCTTTCCGGCATTTCATCTGGGAGGCGTACGTCCACCTCAAGACCATTCAGATGTACCGGAGAAGCTTCGGCCTCCCCCCCGTGAGCGATGTTCCCGAGGTGGGGTTCATCCCGTTTTTGACGTGGGAGTAG